A genomic stretch from Polyangium spumosum includes:
- a CDS encoding HAD-IC family P-type ATPase, whose product MRALGPVADPVPCSGCGKLLDPLRAGHVAIFDSKFHFFCDRHACRACFLGEPPGEADGARPARVPLSLFAPRRSEPEPARGQLDAPIVPFHAPASSDAALPEPPAPFDDRTLVEPIAHSILTEAPSRIDVPEPRDIGALLLVIATIAGTLAVALGLAGDAVLVIGARIVLASVGAGMLVGRAATTPREPSDPHPAPILAPSILSLVLATFAALRAHPSLGSEAASLAGLIVTATAVGAWLLEGARHASLAERAFVAQSLAVPGRRAPDDGSAGEIAKKKVFDICPGEQVLVEPGEVVPVDLVVGSGEVFVLPWLGATTPVRRRAGEPVVAGAKVVRGRLRGTCTFAGNDRAFARVLLDPRRRADALAPIARASRALAERWSLAALVTGALSAFIAGGRSAVEITMTAVASHAALATTLVAGVAGVHVARGILHAQRRGIAYKSEGAWDRAARVNVAVFCARGTLLLGEPELAELEATGGKLEPLDVLSLAAGAERGEEHPIATAIVRAAVTRSVRPDGVRNAHHVPGLGVTAVTSSGEDLCVGSRALLLANRISIAAAEQRIAELEALGRTVVLVAVGARLVGILGLQDGLRPGARAAVQHLLDAQIEPVIMSGDARETCEAIGHSLDVDHIRPEVLPTERAAEVRRLIDAGMSVAVLGHPGVDEGALGAADVAVALGAAGSSPGDLSVALASDDVRDAALALAIAHRARLEARVGLLIAVIPALVGAIAVAFGVLPPAYAPLASLLGGAMAVLHVRALDRVRESGSTRGHTWENGPSDT is encoded by the coding sequence GGTCCGAGCCCGAGCCCGCGCGCGGCCAGCTCGACGCGCCCATCGTCCCTTTCCACGCGCCTGCTTCGAGCGACGCCGCGCTCCCCGAGCCGCCCGCGCCCTTCGACGACAGGACCCTCGTCGAGCCCATCGCGCACTCCATCCTCACCGAGGCGCCCTCCCGCATCGACGTGCCCGAGCCGCGTGACATCGGCGCGCTCCTGCTCGTCATCGCCACCATCGCGGGCACGCTCGCCGTCGCGCTCGGCCTCGCGGGCGACGCGGTCCTCGTCATCGGCGCTCGTATCGTCCTCGCCTCCGTCGGCGCGGGCATGCTCGTCGGCCGCGCCGCCACGACCCCGCGCGAGCCCTCCGATCCGCACCCCGCGCCGATCCTCGCGCCCTCGATCCTCTCGCTCGTCCTCGCCACCTTCGCCGCGCTCCGCGCGCATCCGTCCCTCGGCTCCGAGGCCGCGTCGCTCGCCGGCCTCATCGTCACGGCGACGGCCGTCGGCGCATGGCTGCTCGAAGGCGCGCGGCACGCCTCCCTCGCCGAGCGCGCCTTCGTCGCGCAGTCGCTCGCCGTGCCTGGCAGGCGCGCGCCCGACGACGGCTCGGCCGGCGAGATCGCCAAGAAAAAGGTCTTCGACATCTGCCCTGGCGAGCAGGTCCTCGTCGAGCCGGGCGAGGTCGTCCCCGTTGATCTCGTCGTCGGCTCGGGCGAGGTCTTCGTCCTGCCCTGGCTCGGCGCGACCACGCCCGTGCGCAGGCGCGCGGGTGAGCCCGTCGTCGCGGGCGCGAAGGTCGTGCGCGGCAGGCTGCGCGGCACCTGCACCTTCGCCGGCAACGACCGCGCCTTCGCGCGCGTCCTGCTCGATCCGCGCAGGCGCGCCGACGCCCTCGCGCCCATCGCGCGGGCCTCGCGTGCCCTCGCCGAGCGCTGGTCGCTCGCGGCGCTCGTGACCGGCGCGCTCTCGGCCTTCATCGCCGGCGGACGCTCCGCCGTCGAGATCACGATGACCGCCGTCGCCTCCCACGCCGCGCTCGCCACCACGCTCGTCGCGGGTGTCGCCGGCGTGCACGTCGCGCGTGGCATCCTGCACGCCCAGCGCCGCGGCATCGCCTACAAGAGCGAGGGCGCCTGGGATCGCGCCGCGCGCGTCAACGTCGCCGTCTTCTGCGCGCGTGGCACGCTCCTCCTCGGCGAGCCCGAGCTCGCGGAGCTCGAAGCCACGGGCGGCAAGCTCGAGCCGCTCGACGTCCTCTCGCTCGCGGCAGGCGCCGAGCGCGGCGAAGAGCACCCGATCGCGACGGCGATCGTCCGCGCCGCCGTGACGCGCTCGGTGCGCCCCGACGGCGTGCGCAACGCGCATCATGTCCCTGGCCTCGGCGTCACCGCCGTGACGAGCTCCGGCGAGGACCTCTGCGTCGGCAGCCGCGCCCTCCTCCTCGCGAACCGCATCTCCATCGCCGCGGCCGAGCAACGCATCGCCGAGCTCGAGGCCCTCGGCCGCACCGTCGTCCTCGTCGCCGTCGGCGCGCGCCTCGTCGGCATCCTTGGCCTGCAGGACGGCTTGCGCCCTGGCGCGCGCGCGGCCGTGCAGCACCTGCTCGACGCGCAGATCGAGCCTGTGATCATGTCGGGCGACGCGCGCGAGACGTGCGAGGCCATCGGCCACTCGCTCGACGTCGATCACATCCGCCCCGAGGTCCTGCCGACCGAGCGCGCGGCCGAGGTCCGCAGGCTCATCGACGCGGGCATGTCCGTCGCGGTCCTGGGTCATCCTGGCGTCGACGAAGGCGCGCTCGGCGCGGCGGACGTCGCGGTCGCGCTCGGCGCGGCGGGCTCTTCGCCGGGAGACCTCTCCGTCGCGCTCGCCTCGGATGACGTGCGTGACGCGGCGCTCGCGCTCGCCATCGCGCACCGGGCCCGCCTCGAGGCGCGCGTTGGCCTCCTCATCGCCGTCATCCCTGCGCTCGTCGGGGCGATCGCCGTGGCGTTTGGCGTGCTTCCGCCTGCGTATGCGCCGCTCGCCTCGCTCCTCGGCGGGGCGATGGCGGTTTTGCATGTGCGAGCGCTCGACCGCGTGCGGGAGTCGGGGAGCACGCGAGGACATACGTGGGAAAACGGTCCAAGCGACACTTGA
- a CDS encoding Fur family transcriptional regulator, with protein MDRAAVDRLRARLQAYMAKKGLRSTAQRRLIVDTFFEGASHMTIEDLLTEVRVRDKGIGYATVYRTLKLLAECGVASERRFGDGLSRYELADDAKSHHDHLICVACGTIVEFEEPKIEALQDEIASRYGFHVTSHKHEMYGTCGDCQKKVS; from the coding sequence CTGGACCGAGCCGCCGTGGATCGCTTGCGGGCTCGACTCCAGGCGTACATGGCCAAGAAGGGGTTGCGCTCGACCGCGCAGCGGCGGCTCATCGTCGACACCTTCTTCGAGGGCGCGTCGCACATGACGATCGAAGACCTGCTCACCGAGGTCCGCGTGCGCGACAAGGGCATCGGTTACGCCACGGTCTACCGCACGCTCAAGCTGCTCGCCGAGTGCGGCGTGGCCTCCGAGCGCCGCTTCGGCGACGGCCTCAGTCGTTACGAGCTCGCCGACGACGCCAAGTCGCACCACGACCACCTGATCTGCGTCGCTTGCGGCACCATCGTCGAGTTCGAGGAGCCGAAGATCGAGGCGCTGCAGGACGAGATCGCGAGCCGCTACGGCTTCCACGTCACCTCGCACAAGCACGAGATGTACGGCACCTGCGGCGACTGTCAGAAGAAGGTCTCTTGA
- the hrcA gene encoding heat-inducible transcriptional repressor HrcA → MSDLTNRSRKILLAVVTEFISTGAAVGSRTLARKYGLDLSAASVRNVLADLEEAGYLKQPHTSAGRVPTDRALRLFIDTLVQARAYSPEEQAKLGQRFAEIYALATDPMREAGRYLSELSGTAAVIASPRTELRALSQLRFIPTRPGQLLAVLVFSDGSVENRFIQIEEVPAEPELTRIHNLLADVIEGRSLGEARDLFARRLADERIALDALRRRAFELGRRATADVNRRGGDVVIEGQGKLIDLPEYTDASRLKKLLRALTEREDLLKLLDKVIAAGAVTVFVGSEAGELGEGDLSLVVAPYTEHGRVAGTIGVLGPTRMDYAKVMPLVDATATAMSEALGGRRGSS, encoded by the coding sequence ATGAGTGACCTGACGAACCGCTCTCGAAAGATCCTTCTCGCCGTCGTCACCGAGTTCATCTCGACCGGCGCCGCGGTGGGAAGTCGCACGCTCGCGCGCAAGTATGGCCTCGACCTCTCGGCGGCCTCCGTTCGCAACGTGCTCGCCGATCTCGAGGAGGCCGGCTACCTCAAGCAGCCGCATACGTCCGCGGGCCGCGTCCCTACCGATCGCGCGTTGCGCCTCTTCATCGACACGCTCGTGCAGGCGCGCGCCTACAGCCCCGAAGAGCAGGCCAAGCTCGGCCAACGTTTCGCCGAGATCTACGCGCTCGCGACAGACCCGATGCGCGAGGCCGGGCGGTACCTCTCCGAGCTCTCCGGCACGGCGGCGGTCATCGCCTCGCCGCGCACCGAGCTCCGCGCGCTCTCGCAGCTCCGCTTCATCCCCACGCGCCCCGGCCAGCTCCTCGCCGTGCTCGTCTTCTCCGACGGCTCCGTCGAGAACCGCTTCATCCAGATCGAAGAGGTCCCCGCCGAGCCGGAGCTCACGCGTATCCACAACCTGCTCGCCGACGTCATCGAAGGCCGCTCGCTCGGCGAAGCCCGCGACCTCTTCGCGCGCCGCCTCGCCGACGAACGTATCGCCCTCGACGCCTTGCGTCGCCGCGCCTTCGAGCTCGGTCGCCGCGCGACCGCCGACGTGAACCGCCGCGGCGGCGACGTCGTCATCGAGGGCCAGGGCAAGCTCATCGACCTGCCCGAGTACACCGACGCGTCGCGCTTGAAGAAGCTGCTCCGCGCCCTCACCGAGCGCGAGGATCTGCTCAAGCTGCTCGACAAGGTCATCGCCGCGGGCGCGGTCACGGTGTTCGTCGGCAGCGAGGCCGGCGAGCTCGGCGAAGGTGATCTCAGCCTCGTCGTCGCGCCGTACACCGAGCACGGCCGCGTCGCCGGCACCATCGGCGTCCTCGGCCCGACGCGTATGGACTACGCGAAGGTCATGCCCCTCGTCGACGCGACGGCCACCGCGATGAGCGAAGCGCTCGGCGGTCGGCGTGGCTCATCCTGA
- a CDS encoding RluA family pseudouridine synthase, with protein sequence MSSRNPTRSRSRAASRGAPRTPPPAGQPASSLGSPDATWIVPPELGGRPLDGVVRTLGALSWSDARRLIETGKIAVDGTQMLDSTRKTRAGAEITRHPRAPSRKAARLAELGEELVVHVDPALVVVRKPAGISTIPFGDESPEEREKTLDALVRDLLARRDKIRGRAPLGVVHRLDKATSGLLVFTRTLAAKKSLSQQFRVHSVRRVYLAIVHGDLGKRTFRSRLIADRGDGLRGSLDEGQRRGEGQLAVTHVEPLERLRGATLVACRLETGRTHQIRIHLSEAGHPIVGENVYVRDYAGPRIDAPRLMLHATELGFEHPQTGEEVLFEEPPPKDFEGVLERLRASG encoded by the coding sequence ATGTCCTCGCGCAACCCGACCCGCTCCCGCTCCCGCGCCGCCTCGCGTGGCGCACCTCGCACCCCGCCCCCCGCCGGTCAGCCGGCGAGCTCGCTCGGTTCGCCCGACGCGACCTGGATCGTCCCGCCGGAGCTCGGAGGTCGCCCGCTCGACGGGGTGGTCCGGACGCTCGGCGCGCTCTCGTGGTCCGACGCGCGAAGGCTCATCGAGACGGGCAAGATCGCCGTCGACGGGACGCAGATGCTCGATTCGACCCGAAAAACACGGGCCGGCGCCGAGATCACGCGGCACCCGCGGGCGCCTTCGCGCAAGGCCGCGCGGCTCGCCGAGCTCGGCGAGGAGCTCGTGGTGCACGTGGATCCCGCCCTCGTCGTGGTGCGAAAGCCCGCGGGGATCTCGACGATCCCGTTCGGAGACGAGTCACCCGAGGAGCGAGAGAAGACGCTCGACGCGCTCGTGCGGGACCTGCTCGCGCGCCGCGACAAGATCCGCGGACGCGCGCCGCTCGGCGTGGTGCACAGGCTCGACAAGGCGACGAGCGGGCTGCTCGTCTTCACGCGGACGCTCGCCGCGAAGAAGAGTTTGTCCCAGCAGTTCCGCGTGCACTCGGTGCGCCGCGTCTACCTCGCGATCGTGCACGGCGACCTCGGCAAGAGGACGTTCCGATCGCGGCTCATCGCCGATCGCGGAGATGGCCTGCGTGGCTCGCTCGACGAGGGACAACGACGCGGAGAGGGGCAACTCGCGGTGACGCACGTCGAGCCGCTCGAACGGCTGCGCGGCGCGACGCTCGTCGCGTGCCGGCTGGAGACGGGACGAACGCATCAGATCCGCATCCACCTCTCCGAGGCGGGACATCCGATCGTCGGGGAGAACGTGTACGTGCGCGACTACGCGGGCCCGCGTATCGACGCGCCGCGTCTCATGTTGCACGCGACGGAGCTCGGCTTCGAGCACCCGCAGACGGGCGAGGAGGTGCTCTTCGAGGAACCTCCGCCCAAGGATTTCGAGGGCGTGCTCGAGAGGTTGCGCGCCTCAGGATGA
- a CDS encoding response regulator, whose translation MASTILAVDDSVTMRKVLEITFAGPEFRCVTANGPDAALEKLKTEKPALVITDGTLSPLNGYELCKAIKAASPGTQVLFLSSKQNPYDPAKGTAAQADDHIDKPYDSTAMIDKVKKMLASPGKPAEAPKAAAAPIAAPTPAAAAKPTPVAAAAAPPQRAKTMLYNPGGVNAGLPGMPGAAQKPEPALAKTDVSAKPGSPAAAVAGAVNGGQMAARLEEMGLTPAQIEGVLALSREVVERVVWEVVPVLAETLIKEEIARLTK comes from the coding sequence GTGGCCAGCACCATCCTCGCCGTCGACGACAGCGTGACCATGCGCAAGGTCCTCGAGATCACGTTTGCGGGTCCCGAGTTTCGCTGCGTGACGGCCAATGGGCCCGACGCCGCCCTGGAGAAGCTCAAGACCGAGAAACCTGCCCTCGTGATCACGGACGGCACGCTCTCGCCCCTGAACGGTTACGAACTCTGCAAGGCGATCAAGGCGGCCTCGCCCGGGACCCAGGTCCTCTTCCTGTCGTCCAAGCAAAACCCCTACGATCCGGCCAAGGGCACGGCGGCCCAGGCCGACGACCACATCGACAAGCCGTACGACAGCACGGCGATGATCGACAAGGTCAAGAAGATGCTGGCGTCGCCCGGCAAGCCGGCCGAGGCCCCGAAGGCCGCCGCCGCGCCGATCGCCGCGCCGACCCCGGCCGCCGCCGCCAAACCGACGCCCGTCGCTGCCGCTGCGGCTCCGCCCCAGCGCGCCAAGACGATGCTCTACAACCCGGGCGGCGTGAACGCGGGCCTGCCGGGCATGCCCGGCGCCGCGCAGAAGCCCGAGCCCGCGCTCGCGAAGACGGACGTCTCGGCCAAACCCGGCAGCCCCGCCGCTGCCGTCGCGGGCGCGGTGAACGGCGGTCAGATGGCGGCGCGCCTCGAAGAGATGGGCCTGACGCCCGCGCAGATCGAAGGCGTACTCGCGCTCTCGCGCGAGGTCGTCGAGCGTGTCGTGTGGGAGGTCGTCCCCGTCCTCGCCGAGACGCTGATCAAGGAAGAGATCGCGCGGCTGACGAAGTGA
- a CDS encoding valine--tRNA ligase encodes MSTAELAKAYEPKDVEPRWYAYWVEHDVFAATPDPADTRPVYVLPMPPPNVTGSLHMGHALFVTLEDVLTRWHRMRGFNTLWQPGIDHAGIATQTVVERQLKREGKSRHDLGREAFIERVWQWKNESGGRIALQQRELGASPDWPRSKFTMDADMSRAVREAFVRLYEQELIYRDTRLVHWDCEAQTVLSNLEVENEEANGELFEFAYPIAGGEGELVVATTRPETMLGDTAVAVHPDDPRYKHLHGKFLQHPFLDRRVPIITDAILVDPKFGTGAVKVTPAHDFNDHETGKRHKLEMISIMNKDGTLNENAGPFKGLERFAARKAVKKALEEKGLVRGSKNHTLVLPRSERNGSIVEPMISTQWFVKTKPLAGPALAAVRHGHVKIIPEDWTKTYEHWMTNILDWCISRQLWWGHRIPAFYCDACGHVMVTREDPTACEKCGEGKLRQDEDVLDTWFSSGLWPFSTLGWPNDTEMLRKFYPASDLETGYDILFFWVARMMMMGIHFMGVPPFKRILLHGMVVDETGDKMSKVKGNVIDPLDLVHGSTFDAVVEKTLPGAPREESLKKFKKAYPSASQMGAGFSAYGADALRFTLSTYSPQARRIPLSPKKIEGYRHFCNKIWNAVRYALPYLEGARVRREPPKATTLTNRWILSRLGAALETTKSGLDEFRLDEAALALYHFFWGELCDWYLELTKPVLNPSAGAKPGPEQDETKDVLAYVIEASIRALHPFIPYITEELWQRLPRPEGSPKSVALATYPAPGSVARDADAEREMGVVMAVISAARTIRSEHEVHPGAEVPLLLRAEGNAAVALLQSEARAIKTLVKTAAEPGIEARGAARPKGYVMSVASGVEVLVDLRGLVEGAKEAARIEREIKKTEKDIAALEKKLSLPSFAEKAPAEVVAESRHQLEELKKKRAGLDEAKGLAAELG; translated from the coding sequence ATGAGCACTGCCGAACTCGCGAAAGCTTACGAGCCGAAGGACGTCGAACCCCGCTGGTACGCCTACTGGGTCGAGCACGACGTCTTCGCCGCGACCCCCGATCCGGCGGACACGCGCCCCGTCTACGTCCTGCCCATGCCGCCCCCGAACGTCACGGGGTCGCTCCACATGGGCCACGCGCTCTTCGTCACGCTCGAGGACGTCCTCACCCGCTGGCATCGCATGCGCGGGTTCAACACGCTCTGGCAACCCGGCATCGATCACGCGGGCATCGCCACGCAGACCGTCGTCGAGCGTCAGCTCAAGCGTGAAGGCAAGAGCCGCCACGACCTCGGGCGCGAGGCCTTCATCGAGCGCGTCTGGCAGTGGAAAAACGAGAGCGGCGGGCGTATCGCCCTCCAGCAGCGCGAGCTCGGCGCGAGCCCCGACTGGCCGCGCAGCAAGTTCACGATGGACGCCGACATGTCACGCGCCGTGCGCGAGGCGTTCGTGCGTCTCTACGAGCAGGAGCTCATCTACCGCGACACGCGCCTCGTGCACTGGGACTGCGAAGCGCAGACCGTGCTCTCGAACCTCGAGGTCGAGAACGAAGAGGCGAACGGCGAGCTCTTCGAGTTCGCGTATCCGATCGCTGGTGGAGAAGGCGAGCTCGTCGTCGCCACGACGCGCCCTGAGACGATGCTCGGCGACACCGCCGTCGCGGTTCATCCCGACGATCCTCGCTACAAGCACCTGCACGGCAAGTTCCTGCAGCACCCGTTCCTCGATCGAAGAGTCCCGATCATCACGGACGCGATCCTCGTGGATCCCAAGTTCGGCACGGGCGCCGTGAAGGTCACGCCCGCGCACGACTTCAACGATCACGAGACGGGCAAGCGCCACAAGCTGGAGATGATCTCCATCATGAACAAGGACGGCACGCTCAACGAGAACGCCGGCCCGTTCAAGGGCCTGGAGCGCTTCGCCGCGCGCAAGGCCGTCAAGAAGGCGCTCGAGGAGAAGGGCCTCGTGCGGGGCTCGAAGAACCACACGCTCGTCTTGCCGCGCAGCGAGCGCAACGGATCGATCGTCGAGCCGATGATCTCCACGCAGTGGTTCGTCAAAACGAAACCCCTCGCCGGCCCTGCGCTCGCCGCCGTTCGTCACGGGCACGTGAAGATCATCCCCGAGGACTGGACGAAGACCTACGAGCACTGGATGACGAACATCCTCGACTGGTGCATCTCGCGCCAGCTCTGGTGGGGCCACCGCATCCCGGCGTTTTACTGCGACGCCTGCGGTCACGTGATGGTCACGCGCGAGGACCCGACGGCGTGCGAGAAGTGCGGCGAAGGCAAACTGCGCCAGGACGAGGACGTGCTCGACACGTGGTTCTCGAGCGGCCTCTGGCCCTTCTCCACGCTCGGATGGCCGAACGACACGGAGATGCTCCGCAAGTTCTACCCGGCGAGTGACCTCGAGACCGGCTACGACATCCTCTTCTTCTGGGTCGCCCGCATGATGATGATGGGCATCCACTTCATGGGCGTGCCGCCCTTCAAGCGCATCCTCTTGCACGGCATGGTCGTCGACGAGACCGGCGACAAGATGAGCAAGGTGAAGGGCAACGTGATCGACCCGCTCGACCTCGTGCACGGCTCGACGTTCGACGCGGTCGTCGAGAAGACGCTGCCCGGCGCGCCACGCGAGGAGTCGCTGAAGAAGTTCAAGAAGGCGTATCCGTCGGCCTCGCAGATGGGCGCGGGCTTCTCCGCGTACGGCGCCGACGCGCTGCGCTTCACGCTGAGCACGTACTCGCCGCAGGCGCGCCGCATCCCGCTCTCGCCGAAGAAGATCGAGGGCTACCGGCACTTCTGCAACAAGATCTGGAACGCGGTGCGCTACGCGCTGCCGTACCTCGAAGGCGCGCGTGTCAGGCGCGAGCCGCCCAAGGCGACGACGCTGACGAACCGGTGGATCCTCTCGCGCCTCGGCGCCGCGCTCGAGACGACGAAGAGCGGGCTCGACGAGTTCCGCCTCGATGAGGCCGCGCTCGCGCTCTACCACTTCTTCTGGGGCGAGCTCTGCGACTGGTACCTCGAGCTCACGAAGCCCGTGCTCAACCCGAGCGCGGGCGCGAAGCCGGGGCCGGAGCAAGACGAGACGAAGGACGTGCTCGCGTACGTGATCGAGGCGTCGATCCGCGCGCTGCACCCGTTCATCCCGTACATCACGGAGGAGCTCTGGCAGCGGCTGCCGCGGCCCGAGGGCTCGCCGAAATCCGTCGCGCTCGCGACCTACCCCGCGCCGGGATCGGTCGCGCGTGACGCGGACGCCGAGCGCGAGATGGGCGTGGTGATGGCCGTGATCAGCGCCGCGCGGACGATCCGCAGCGAGCACGAGGTGCACCCGGGCGCCGAGGTCCCGCTCCTGCTCCGCGCGGAGGGGAATGCCGCGGTCGCGCTCCTGCAGAGCGAGGCGCGCGCGATCAAGACGCTCGTGAAGACCGCGGCGGAGCCGGGCATCGAGGCGCGCGGCGCGGCGCGTCCGAAGGGCTACGTGATGAGCGTGGCGTCGGGCGTCGAGGTGCTCGTCGACCTGCGCGGCCTCGTCGAGGGCGCGAAAGAAGCGGCGCGGATCGAGCGCGAGATCAAGAAGACGGAGAAGGACATCGCCGCGCTGGAGAAGAAGCTCTCCTTGCCGAGCTTCGCGGAGAAGGCGCCGGCCGAGGTCGTCGCGGAGTCGCGCCATCAGCTCGAGGAGCTGAAGAAGAAGCGGGCGGGGCTCGACGAGGCGAAGGGCCTCGCGGCCGAGCTTGGTTGA
- the rpoN gene encoding RNA polymerase factor sigma-54 gives MGMEMKLQFKLSQQLVMTPQLVQAIRLLQLSRLELVEEIRKELDGNPLLADDSGESVSSKSRDTSGTNNRDSQDADGRNLNLERSGSEHSDTDLAMRDTEKRVKEVDWEQFLENRQLQQAMPNQRGGFEELPPIEQNLTRNLSLQEHLLWQLQMSDFVENECRFAELVIGNLDERGYLDLSGGETPDGTKQPDLTLDDLAHESGLDPEDAPEVLAMIQRFDPVGVAARDLSECLRIQAEVLGYDAVEMAIIKDHLHNVERRNFPAIAKALKISLEEVYESVQEIQKLESVPARNFAEVDDKTIAITPDVYVIKDGDLWVVTDNDKGLQRLFINEGLAQRMLKDPKAKEFISEKLRSAQWLIRAIEQRRRTIIKVTECIVEKQKDFLERGVAYLKPMILRDVAESVGMHESTISRVTSNKYVHTPQGLFELKYFFNSSIHRVADEDIASESVKQGIKKIIAAEDKSNPLSDQAIVKILEDQDGIRIARRTVAKYREMLGILSSSKRKKMF, from the coding sequence ATGGGCATGGAGATGAAGCTCCAGTTCAAGCTGTCCCAGCAGCTTGTGATGACGCCACAACTGGTGCAGGCGATCCGGCTGCTCCAGCTGTCGCGGCTCGAACTGGTAGAGGAAATCCGCAAGGAGCTCGACGGCAACCCGCTGCTCGCCGACGACTCGGGCGAATCGGTGTCCTCGAAGTCCCGGGATACCTCCGGGACCAACAACCGGGACTCGCAGGACGCCGACGGCCGGAACCTGAACCTCGAGCGGTCGGGTTCGGAGCACTCCGACACCGACCTCGCCATGCGCGACACCGAAAAACGGGTCAAGGAGGTCGACTGGGAGCAGTTCCTCGAGAACCGCCAGCTCCAGCAGGCCATGCCCAACCAGCGGGGCGGCTTCGAGGAGCTGCCGCCGATCGAGCAGAACCTGACCCGGAACCTGAGCCTGCAGGAGCACCTGCTCTGGCAGCTCCAGATGAGCGACTTCGTGGAGAACGAGTGTCGCTTCGCCGAGCTCGTGATCGGCAACCTCGACGAGCGCGGCTACCTCGACCTGTCGGGCGGGGAGACGCCGGACGGGACGAAGCAGCCGGACCTGACGCTCGACGACCTCGCCCACGAGTCGGGGCTCGACCCGGAGGACGCGCCCGAGGTGCTCGCGATGATCCAGCGCTTCGACCCGGTGGGCGTGGCGGCGCGTGACCTCTCGGAGTGCCTGCGTATCCAGGCCGAGGTGCTCGGCTACGACGCGGTCGAGATGGCCATCATCAAGGACCACCTGCACAACGTCGAGCGGCGGAACTTCCCGGCGATCGCCAAGGCGCTGAAGATCTCGCTCGAGGAGGTCTACGAGTCGGTCCAGGAGATCCAGAAGCTCGAGAGCGTCCCGGCGCGGAACTTCGCCGAGGTCGACGACAAGACGATCGCCATCACGCCCGACGTCTACGTCATCAAGGACGGCGACCTGTGGGTCGTGACCGACAACGACAAGGGTCTGCAGCGGCTCTTCATCAACGAGGGTCTGGCGCAGCGGATGCTGAAGGACCCGAAGGCGAAGGAGTTCATCAGCGAGAAGCTCCGCAGCGCGCAGTGGCTCATCCGTGCGATCGAGCAGCGGCGCCGGACGATCATCAAGGTCACGGAGTGCATCGTCGAGAAGCAGAAGGACTTCCTCGAGCGAGGCGTGGCCTACCTGAAGCCGATGATCCTGCGCGACGTGGCCGAGAGCGTGGGGATGCACGAGTCGACGATCTCGCGCGTGACGTCGAACAAGTACGTGCACACGCCGCAGGGGCTGTTCGAGCTGAAGTACTTCTTCAACTCGTCGATCCACCGCGTCGCCGACGAGGACATCGCCTCGGAGAGCGTGAAGCAGGGGATCAAGAAGATCATCGCGGCGGAGGACAAGTCGAACCCGCTGAGTGATCAGGCGATCGTGAAGATCCTCGAGGACCAGGACGGCATCCGCATCGCGCGGAGGACCGTGGCCAAGTATCGAGAGATGCTCGGGATCCTGTCGTCGTCGAAGCGCAAGAAGATGTTCTGA
- a CDS encoding Crp/Fnr family transcriptional regulator, which translates to MGLQDGEVQSTATKTRARAQEILERSGLRGLPEPVRRALLDGGSLERLPRRQRITQQGQPAHALYLLGKGRVKLERARSGHVFPVAHRGPGDLVGEAALTGDVAPEHAIVADEAEALVIPATFVRRLTTTDTTLQAVVARALLEGQRAAEDRLASLLLRSVRARLVEILLDGLDRWGEPHASGTALAAPFTHADLASLIGSTRETVTLELGKLRRAKLIELDRRRIVIPDRDALARSADSP; encoded by the coding sequence ATGGGTTTGCAGGATGGCGAGGTACAGTCCACGGCAACCAAGACGCGCGCCCGCGCTCAGGAGATCCTCGAGCGCTCCGGGCTCCGAGGCTTGCCCGAGCCCGTCCGGCGCGCCTTGCTCGACGGCGGGAGCCTCGAACGCCTCCCCCGCCGCCAGCGAATCACCCAGCAAGGCCAGCCGGCCCACGCCCTCTACCTCCTCGGCAAGGGCCGCGTGAAGCTCGAGCGCGCGAGAAGCGGGCACGTGTTCCCGGTCGCTCATCGAGGGCCCGGCGACCTCGTCGGGGAGGCGGCGCTCACGGGCGATGTCGCACCGGAGCACGCCATCGTCGCCGACGAGGCCGAGGCGCTCGTGATCCCGGCCACGTTCGTGCGCCGTCTCACGACCACGGACACCACCCTGCAAGCGGTCGTGGCGCGGGCGCTGCTCGAAGGCCAGCGCGCCGCCGAGGACCGACTCGCCTCGCTCCTCTTGCGCAGCGTGCGCGCGCGGCTCGTCGAGATCCTGCTCGACGGGCTCGATCGCTGGGGCGAACCCCACGCGAGCGGTACGGCCCTCGCCGCGCCCTTCACCCACGCCGATCTCGCGAGCCTCATCGGCTCGACGCGCGAGACCGTCACGCTCGAGCTCGGCAAATTGCGCCGCGCCAAGCTCATCGAGCTCGACAGGCGCCGGATCGTCATACCCGACCGCGACGCGCTTGCGCGGTCCGCCGATTCGCCGTGA